Proteins from one Paraburkholderia sp. BL10I2N1 genomic window:
- the fabG gene encoding 3-oxoacyl-ACP reductase FabG, with protein sequence MQKTLDKQIAIVTGASRGIGRAIALELARQGAIVIGTATSESGADAITEAFRTAGVNGRGAVLNVNDAAALEALIDGVVKEFGALNVLVNNAGITQDQLAMRMKDEDWDAVIDTNLKSVFRLSRAVLRPMMKARGGRIINITSVVGSAGNPGQVNYAAAKAGVAGMTRALAREIGSRGITVNCVAPGFIDTDMTKGLPEEQQTALKSQIPLGRLGSPDDIAHAVAFLASPQAGYITGTTLHVNGGMYMS encoded by the coding sequence ATGCAAAAGACTCTCGACAAACAGATTGCGATCGTGACGGGCGCTTCCCGAGGAATTGGCCGCGCGATTGCGCTTGAACTTGCGCGTCAGGGCGCCATCGTGATCGGCACCGCGACGAGCGAATCGGGCGCGGACGCGATCACCGAAGCGTTCAGGACGGCGGGCGTGAACGGCCGCGGCGCCGTACTGAACGTGAACGATGCTGCCGCCCTGGAAGCGCTGATCGACGGCGTGGTCAAGGAATTCGGCGCGCTAAACGTGCTCGTGAACAACGCTGGCATCACGCAGGATCAGCTCGCGATGCGCATGAAGGACGAAGACTGGGATGCGGTGATCGACACCAATCTCAAATCAGTGTTCCGCCTGTCGCGTGCGGTGCTGCGCCCGATGATGAAAGCGCGTGGTGGCCGTATCATCAACATCACTTCGGTGGTCGGTTCGGCAGGCAATCCGGGGCAGGTGAACTACGCGGCGGCGAAGGCCGGCGTGGCTGGCATGACCCGCGCGCTGGCACGCGAGATTGGTAGCCGTGGCATTACAGTGAACTGTGTGGCGCCGGGGTTCATCGATACCGATATGACGAAAGGCCTGCCGGAAGAGCAGCAGACTGCGCTGAAGTCGCAGATTCCGCTGGGACGTCTGGGTAGTCCCGACGACATCGCTCACGCCGTCGCATTCCTTGCTTCGCCGCAAGCCGGTTACATCACCGGCACGACGCTGCAC
- the fabD gene encoding ACP S-malonyltransferase, with amino-acid sequence MKFAFVFPGQGSQSVGMLNAFADHAIVRETVQEASDALGQDLGKLIAEGPAEDLNLTTNTQPVMLTAAYAIFRAWRAAGGPAPAIMAGHSLGEYTALVAAGALAFRDAVPLVRFRAQAMQTAVPVGEGGMAAILGLDDDTVRAVCAEAASAGVVEAVNFNAPAQVVIAGHKAAVEKACEVAKAKGAKRALPLPVSAPFHSSLLKPASDQLRAYLVSVEVQMPKIPVINNVDVAMVADPAAIKDALVRQAAGAVRWVECVQAMAGQGVTHVVECGPGKVLAGLTKRIDSNLVGASIVDPASLDEALKLVAG; translated from the coding sequence ATGAAATTTGCGTTCGTTTTTCCTGGTCAGGGCTCGCAGTCGGTCGGTATGCTGAATGCATTCGCCGATCACGCCATCGTGCGCGAGACGGTTCAGGAAGCATCCGACGCGCTCGGTCAGGATCTCGGCAAGCTGATCGCCGAAGGCCCGGCTGAAGACCTGAATCTCACCACGAACACCCAGCCAGTCATGTTGACCGCAGCTTACGCGATCTTTCGTGCGTGGCGGGCGGCGGGCGGCCCGGCGCCCGCGATCATGGCGGGCCACAGCCTTGGCGAATATACCGCGCTCGTAGCAGCTGGCGCGCTGGCATTCCGTGATGCCGTGCCGCTCGTGCGCTTCCGCGCGCAGGCCATGCAGACGGCAGTTCCTGTGGGCGAGGGTGGCATGGCCGCGATCCTCGGTCTCGACGATGATACGGTGCGTGCCGTGTGTGCGGAAGCGGCGTCGGCGGGTGTCGTGGAAGCGGTCAATTTCAATGCGCCCGCGCAGGTGGTGATTGCCGGCCACAAGGCTGCGGTCGAAAAAGCCTGCGAAGTGGCCAAGGCAAAGGGCGCAAAGCGCGCGTTGCCGCTGCCGGTCTCGGCGCCGTTCCATTCGTCGCTTCTGAAGCCCGCCTCGGACCAGTTGCGGGCATATCTTGTCAGTGTCGAAGTGCAGATGCCGAAGATTCCGGTGATCAACAATGTTGATGTGGCGATGGTTGCTGATCCAGCTGCCATCAAGGATGCGCTTGTGCGTCAGGCGGCAGGTGCCGTGCGCTGGGTCGAGTGCGTGCAGGCCATGGCAGGGCAGGGCGTCACACACGTCGTTGAATGCGGCCCGGGTAAGGTGCTGGCGGGTTTGACGAAGCGGATCGACAGCAATCTCGTCGGCGCATCGATCGTCGACCCGGCATCGCTTGACGAAGCGCTCAAGCTTGTAGCAGGGTAA